In Synergistaceae bacterium, one DNA window encodes the following:
- a CDS encoding FAD-dependent oxidoreductase, with amino-acid sequence LFKEHKLMEAGEILFKNNPMSAVCSEVCNHAKQCAGHCIRGKKDSPVHFSSIENYISEMYLDRMPSFKPEIKKNKHAAVIGSGPAGITVAVILTLHGYPVTIFEWKSKIGGVMQYGIPEFRLPKSLLDRYEQRLEEMGIQIRLNATIGSVLMIDDLFRDGYASVFVGTGAERPRTLGIKGESLGNVHYAMNYLTNPKAHHLGNKVAVIGVGNAAMDVARTALRNGTKEVTLYAMGKEIAASSSEVAYAKLDGAEIETGMQVQEITEQGPVFKRTIYGENDEIIGTEDELIPTEADSTIIAISQVPRGKLVRTTSGLMAAENGLLIVDENFMTTKPGVFAAGDVVTGAKTVVHAVEGAKKAAAHMIEYMKTH; translated from the coding sequence CTTTTCAAAGAACATAAACTTATGGAGGCCGGAGAAATTCTTTTTAAGAATAATCCAATGTCCGCAGTTTGTTCGGAAGTCTGCAATCATGCAAAGCAATGCGCAGGACACTGCATAAGAGGCAAAAAAGACAGCCCTGTACATTTTTCTAGCATTGAAAATTATATTTCAGAAATGTATTTAGACAGAATGCCGAGTTTTAAGCCTGAAATTAAAAAAAATAAACATGCTGCTGTGATCGGTTCCGGCCCGGCTGGTATCACTGTAGCTGTGATTTTAACATTGCACGGCTACCCGGTTACTATTTTTGAATGGAAAAGCAAAATCGGCGGCGTTATGCAGTACGGCATTCCCGAATTTCGGCTTCCTAAAAGCCTTCTTGACCGTTATGAACAGAGACTTGAAGAAATGGGTATTCAAATCAGACTTAACGCAACGATCGGAAGTGTTTTAATGATTGATGATTTATTCAGGGACGGTTATGCTTCTGTTTTTGTCGGAACTGGTGCAGAAAGGCCGAGAACTTTGGGAATAAAGGGTGAAAGTTTGGGAAATGTCCATTACGCAATGAATTATCTTACCAATCCTAAGGCTCATCATTTAGGAAATAAAGTAGCAGTTATAGGGGTCGGCAATGCTGCTATGGATGTTGCGAGGACAGCTTTAAGAAACGGCACCAAAGAAGTTACGTTATATGCAATGGGAAAAGAAATCGCAGCAAGTTCAAGCGAGGTAGCCTACGCAAAATTAGACGGTGCAGAAATTGAAACGGGTATGCAGGTTCAAGAAATTACAGAACAGGGGCCGGTCTTCAAGCGCACAATTTACGGCGAAAATGATGAGATTATCGGCACTGAAGATGAATTAATCCCGACTGAAGCAGACTCTACTATTATTGCAATAAGTCAAGTTCCGCGCGGGAAATTAGTACGCACTACAAGCGGTTTAATGGCTGCTGAAAATGGACTCTTAATCGTCGACGAAAATTTTATGACAACAAAGCCGGGAGTCTTTGCTGCCGGTGATGTTGTAACAGGTGCAAAAACTGTAGTTCATGCAGTAGAAGGAGCAAAGAAAGCAGCTGCTCACATGATCGAGTACATGAAGACTCATTAA
- the pbpC gene encoding penicillin-binding protein 1C — protein sequence MKKFLLLVIIAGLSAFALLWGNIDVNPERVTTIFASPAFYDVNGKLFHVRLSPASEWQIPIPLSEMGKWLPLVAVNAEDGRFYNHMGVDFIALLRAVFQDVTRGRVVSGASTITSQVIRLAISESEGRKRTPTTKILEFIMAMKLERELSKQKILECYLNRAPFGGNIRGVQAASLIYFGKSASQISPGEACLLIGMLKGPTLYRPDTRPESARKRRNEIITLMERKKVFTHDEARRAKLEELPRRKFDLPARAWHFAELVLSQNPGAPRKFETSLNLELQTKLEAILRQSLNDFPRDITIAAGIVENKSASLAAWVGNARFNYKADSASWVDCGRAPRSPGSTLKPFAYLSAIEQGILSPSTLLADTSMAFSGRAPRNFDLQYHGAVTARAALSESLNAPAARVLRAAGSDNVLALMRSAGLSHLSQSAYYYGDSLILGGCDVTLLEELEAFTSIASLGIHRQLKFLQDTTQTSERIASEAGCWLVSDILTHKGELSLFARGTLGRQWRVALKTGTSYGLRDAWAAAWTPDYTVVVWAGNPDGTFWEGLVGARASAPVAVKILRVVSPKSTWYDKPDDLYLQEVCSLSGKPPTALCPVKKFEWFIKGVTKTLPCDMHSIKSGQSIVRMPAEFSPSKSVITRHSDLKIISPIPGASYFIAPFDIERKIPMKTEGAVKRVWWYLDGKYIGTSLPETTFFHDVPDGEHIISAADSDGRSAIVNVKVFTPGKRSQADRLF from the coding sequence ATGAAAAAATTTCTATTGCTCGTAATAATTGCAGGTTTAAGCGCGTTTGCTCTCTTATGGGGAAATATTGACGTGAATCCGGAAAGGGTTACAACAATTTTTGCATCGCCTGCGTTCTATGATGTGAACGGGAAATTATTTCACGTTAGACTCTCGCCCGCGTCAGAATGGCAGATCCCCATACCATTAAGCGAAATGGGAAAATGGCTCCCATTAGTGGCCGTTAATGCTGAAGACGGAAGATTTTATAATCATATGGGAGTAGATTTTATTGCGTTATTGCGGGCAGTTTTTCAGGACGTTACAAGGGGTCGGGTCGTCTCAGGCGCGTCAACTATCACGAGTCAAGTAATAAGACTAGCAATTTCTGAATCAGAAGGCCGAAAACGTACACCGACAACAAAAATTTTAGAATTTATTATGGCCATGAAGTTAGAGCGCGAACTCTCAAAGCAAAAAATTTTAGAGTGCTACTTAAATCGTGCTCCTTTCGGCGGTAATATCAGAGGCGTTCAGGCTGCGAGCTTGATTTATTTCGGGAAATCTGCATCACAAATTTCACCCGGTGAAGCGTGTTTATTAATCGGAATGCTGAAGGGGCCGACTCTCTACAGACCTGACACAAGACCGGAATCAGCAAGAAAACGGCGCAACGAAATTATAACCCTCATGGAACGCAAAAAAGTTTTCACACACGACGAGGCAAGACGCGCAAAACTTGAAGAATTACCCCGCCGAAAATTTGATTTACCTGCTAGAGCCTGGCACTTTGCGGAACTCGTTTTATCACAGAATCCAGGAGCACCGAGAAAATTTGAGACTTCATTAAATTTAGAGCTGCAAACGAAACTTGAAGCTATTTTGCGTCAATCATTGAATGATTTTCCCAGAGATATAACGATTGCTGCCGGAATTGTCGAGAATAAATCTGCGTCTTTAGCTGCATGGGTAGGGAATGCAAGATTCAATTACAAAGCTGACTCGGCCTCATGGGTTGATTGCGGGCGCGCTCCTCGTTCGCCTGGGTCGACTCTGAAACCTTTTGCTTACTTGTCAGCGATTGAACAGGGAATATTATCGCCATCAACTTTGTTAGCTGATACTTCTATGGCGTTTTCCGGACGTGCACCGAGAAATTTCGATTTGCAATATCACGGGGCTGTAACGGCGCGGGCTGCGTTGTCTGAGTCTTTGAATGCTCCTGCTGCTAGAGTCTTGCGTGCGGCCGGTTCTGATAATGTGCTTGCGTTAATGCGTTCTGCGGGATTGAGTCATTTGTCCCAGTCTGCTTATTATTACGGCGACTCGTTAATTTTGGGCGGATGTGATGTAACATTGCTTGAAGAGTTAGAAGCCTTTACGTCGATTGCTTCACTTGGGATTCATAGACAGTTAAAATTTTTGCAGGATACAACGCAGACAAGTGAAAGAATTGCGAGTGAGGCCGGTTGCTGGCTTGTAAGCGATATTTTGACTCACAAGGGCGAATTATCTTTATTTGCGCGGGGGACTCTTGGCCGTCAATGGAGAGTCGCATTAAAAACGGGCACATCTTACGGACTTAGAGACGCATGGGCAGCAGCTTGGACTCCTGATTACACCGTTGTAGTGTGGGCAGGAAATCCCGACGGAACTTTTTGGGAGGGGCTTGTTGGTGCGAGGGCTTCTGCTCCTGTTGCAGTAAAAATTTTGCGCGTTGTCTCTCCTAAATCAACATGGTACGATAAGCCCGACGATTTATATTTGCAAGAGGTCTGCTCACTTTCTGGGAAACCTCCGACGGCCTTATGTCCCGTAAAAAAATTTGAATGGTTCATTAAAGGCGTAACAAAAACTCTTCCGTGCGATATGCATAGTATAAAATCGGGTCAATCAATCGTGAGAATGCCGGCAGAGTTCAGCCCTTCAAAAAGTGTAATCACAAGACATTCAGATTTGAAGATAATTTCACCTATTCCGGGAGCGTCGTATTTTATTGCACCGTTCGACATTGAACGCAAAATCCCAATGAAGACAGAAGGAGCAGTAAAACGGGTCTGGTGGTATCTTGACGGGAAATATATAGGCACGTCATTGCCTGAGACAACATTTTTTCATGACGTACCCGACGGCGAACACATAATCAGTGCTGCTGACTCTGACGGACGAAGCGCAATTGTTAATGTAAAAGTCTTCACGCCCGGAAAAAGGTCTCAAGCAGATAGATTGTTTTAA
- a CDS encoding Na/Pi cotransporter family protein, whose protein sequence is MQEDIFSVDIQTFFSIAGGVALFLYGIRLMSEALQFIAGDKMRQLIGTLTKTPLRGIFVGILVTVLIQSSTGTTVMTVSFVNTGLLNLTQAIGIIMGANIGTTVTAQIIAFKIEAFALPLIAVGVVLSMCSRTKRLSYFANGVVGLGLLFMGMKTIEGATHIIAQYKDVLLMLGQNPITGVIAGMVLTILIQSSAATIGLTMALASQGLITLDAAIPIILGDNLGTTLTAVVVSLNATRPAKQAAMAHVLFNLIGSVIFLLAVPIYKQIIIWSSPDIARQIANAHTIFNVLNTIIFFPFVKLLAKLISAIIPLRPEDKPEDVMYLDPTLINISSASAVTAVKDELVHMGAIIEKMFTLIRKSFFEFDAAKLEDRRKKFDNYEESVNKLTRAISSYASEIWQKGVSDEVSTVLGCYVNASLDLERIGDRAENLIERCDYMDNYLSEEAINEFRDMYDTTTLAISTSLESIGEESASKAWKVIYDYEKRIDEQEREYRKNHIERLNRGECDPEKGVNYITLLSNLERIGDHSNNVAGYTLEILSLDKTKKPSEA, encoded by the coding sequence ATGCAGGAGGATATTTTTAGCGTGGACATTCAGACATTTTTTAGCATTGCCGGCGGTGTTGCGTTGTTCTTATACGGAATAAGACTCATGAGTGAGGCTCTGCAATTTATCGCGGGCGACAAAATGAGACAGTTAATAGGCACTCTCACAAAGACTCCTTTACGCGGAATATTTGTCGGGATTCTCGTAACAGTTTTGATTCAGTCAAGCACAGGCACAACAGTAATGACAGTCAGCTTTGTTAATACAGGACTCCTTAATCTCACTCAAGCAATAGGCATAATAATGGGAGCTAACATCGGAACAACTGTAACTGCACAAATTATCGCGTTCAAGATTGAGGCCTTCGCACTTCCTTTAATAGCAGTTGGTGTCGTTCTCTCAATGTGCAGCAGGACAAAGAGACTCTCATATTTTGCAAATGGCGTTGTAGGTCTGGGACTTCTTTTCATGGGAATGAAAACTATCGAGGGTGCAACACACATAATAGCGCAATATAAAGACGTTCTCTTAATGCTCGGACAGAATCCCATAACAGGTGTAATTGCCGGAATGGTCTTAACGATTCTTATACAATCAAGCGCGGCTACAATCGGTTTGACGATGGCTCTTGCGTCTCAGGGGTTAATCACTCTTGATGCAGCAATACCGATAATTTTAGGCGATAACTTAGGAACGACTTTAACGGCTGTAGTTGTCTCGCTAAATGCAACAAGACCCGCAAAACAGGCAGCAATGGCACACGTTTTATTTAATTTAATCGGAAGCGTTATATTTTTGTTGGCAGTCCCGATTTACAAGCAAATAATAATCTGGAGCTCACCCGACATAGCAAGACAAATTGCAAACGCTCATACAATTTTTAACGTTCTCAACACAATTATATTTTTCCCGTTCGTGAAATTACTCGCAAAATTAATTTCTGCAATTATCCCATTGAGACCCGAAGACAAGCCCGAAGACGTTATGTATCTTGACCCGACGCTAATAAATATCTCGTCAGCAAGCGCAGTTACAGCCGTCAAAGATGAGTTAGTTCACATGGGAGCAATTATCGAAAAAATGTTTACTTTGATTCGTAAATCATTCTTTGAGTTCGACGCAGCTAAACTAGAGGACAGGCGCAAAAAATTTGACAACTACGAAGAAAGCGTAAACAAATTAACCCGTGCGATTTCAAGTTATGCGTCTGAAATATGGCAAAAGGGAGTCTCTGACGAAGTGTCGACCGTTTTAGGCTGTTACGTAAATGCATCGCTTGACCTCGAAAGAATCGGCGACAGAGCAGAAAATTTGATAGAACGCTGCGACTACATGGACAATTATTTATCAGAAGAAGCCATTAATGAATTTAGAGACATGTACGACACTACGACTCTTGCAATCAGCACATCACTTGAGTCAATCGGCGAAGAAAGCGCGTCAAAGGCTTGGAAAGTTATTTACGACTACGAGAAAAGAATCGACGAGCAAGAACGAGAATACCGCAAAAATCATATTGAACGCTTAAACAGGGGAGAATGCGACCCCGAAAAAGGCGTAAATTACATAACGTTATTGAGCAATCTCGAAAGAATCGGCGATCACAGCAATAATGTAGCAGGTTACACACTGGAAATTTTATCGCTCGACAAGACAAAGAAACCTTCAGAAGCATAA
- a CDS encoding TRAP transporter substrate-binding protein — translation MKKSLAFILMSALMLSCVSAFAADYEMIVGHAQPEGNPRYVSMEKFAADVERLTDGHVKVTVFGNGQLGTEKEMLEQVVQGVVQGMRGGQFDFSPRLLMFTLPFLTNTRAEVTALLKSDLAKKVCAEAEKTTGTVIINLCDAGGYRQFSTNKHPIKKPSDLEGLKMRTNGMKTIDMTFRALGATTTTVPYADLYMALKTGVADGQENPWVNVVGMKFYEVQKYFTGVNYQFHPDPFYVNAEWWHSLPEEYRAAISKAAEEMGDYNDELIDKNSEEARQTIIKSGAEVYMPTADELKAFKEAAQPVYKQVVEEGICTQAELEEILAIVAGANK, via the coding sequence ATGAAAAAGTCTTTAGCGTTTATTCTTATGAGTGCGCTTATGTTGTCGTGTGTCAGTGCGTTTGCTGCTGATTATGAAATGATCGTAGGACACGCACAACCCGAAGGCAACCCGCGTTATGTCTCAATGGAAAAATTTGCGGCAGATGTTGAAAGACTCACAGACGGACATGTGAAAGTTACTGTATTTGGTAATGGCCAGCTCGGTACAGAAAAAGAAATGCTTGAACAGGTCGTACAAGGAGTCGTTCAGGGTATGCGCGGCGGACAGTTTGACTTCAGCCCAAGATTGTTAATGTTTACACTTCCTTTCTTGACGAACACACGCGCAGAAGTTACAGCATTATTGAAGAGCGACCTTGCTAAAAAAGTTTGCGCAGAAGCTGAGAAAACAACCGGCACAGTGATTATTAATCTTTGCGATGCGGGCGGTTATCGTCAGTTCTCAACAAACAAGCACCCCATCAAGAAGCCGTCTGATCTCGAAGGACTCAAGATGCGCACAAATGGAATGAAAACTATCGATATGACATTTAGAGCATTGGGCGCAACAACTACTACAGTACCTTATGCTGATTTGTATATGGCACTCAAAACCGGTGTTGCTGATGGACAAGAAAATCCATGGGTCAACGTTGTCGGAATGAAATTCTATGAAGTGCAAAAATATTTTACCGGCGTAAATTATCAATTCCACCCAGATCCATTCTATGTAAACGCTGAGTGGTGGCATTCACTTCCCGAAGAATATCGTGCAGCAATCAGCAAAGCAGCTGAGGAAATGGGCGACTATAACGACGAACTCATCGATAAAAATTCAGAAGAAGCACGCCAGACAATTATAAAAAGCGGAGCAGAGGTTTATATGCCTACAGCTGACGAATTAAAAGCGTTCAAAGAAGCAGCTCAACCGGTTTATAAACAGGTAGTCGAAGAGGGAATTTGTACGCAGGCAGAACTTGAAGAGATTCTTGCGATAGTTGCGGGAGCAAATAAATAA
- a CDS encoding TRAP transporter small permease: protein MKDNFLERIYIGIGAAAMGLLAGLVIFTVIARYCFSLSWKSVSEFNVTLFAFTTFWGMGVNVLKDEHVSITILSDKFSPAVKRWLSILNGIIVFIVDCVFINYSWLYAQRMGKQISQGMEIPMIYMYGIMPVCGIICALCIIIKIIQNYKAPLSKFDVQEGENL from the coding sequence ATGAAGGATAATTTTTTAGAGAGAATTTATATCGGCATTGGTGCGGCGGCTATGGGATTGCTTGCCGGTCTTGTTATTTTTACGGTTATAGCGCGATATTGTTTTTCTCTGAGCTGGAAATCTGTATCAGAGTTCAATGTTACATTATTTGCTTTTACTACTTTCTGGGGGATGGGCGTTAATGTCTTGAAAGATGAGCATGTTAGCATAACTATCTTGTCAGATAAATTCAGTCCTGCTGTAAAACGCTGGTTGAGCATATTAAACGGGATCATAGTTTTTATAGTCGACTGCGTGTTTATAAATTATTCGTGGTTGTATGCTCAGAGAATGGGAAAGCAAATAAGTCAAGGGATGGAAATTCCAATGATATACATGTATGGGATCATGCCTGTATGCGGAATAATTTGCGCGTTATGCATAATAATAAAGATAATCCAGAATTATAAAGCTCCGTTATCAAAATTTGATGTGCAGGAAGGAGAAAATTTATAG
- a CDS encoding TRAP transporter large permease, whose translation MVIVFLLLGLIVFAFLGVPLAFSIGASCITYLSAVRPMFLTMMPQRIWNGVYSELMIAMPLFMLAGELMNTGGITKRIINFCMEILRPIHGGLGEVNVVGSMIFGGISGSSVADTSALGSILIPAMEKEGYPKSASAGITVASSTMGMIIPPSTPMVVYAMVSGASIGALFMAGAVPGILIGISQTVLVFWFSVKNGWHPKQIPFSAKRFWSAMFAGIPALLMPVFIVLCVSGGICTASESAGVAVLYSLLVGFFLYRELTLKDVWTALKKTLIASSSVMLIIGFTQIFTWILTIQKVPEIVANFFMSMNVSRVGIALMFDVLILIIGTFIDVSPAILLLTPIMLPVMEHFGISALHFGAMMITGLAIGLVTPPVGMCLNACNKINRMPVIDIFKGAAPYILCNVIVLIAISIWPELTAFLPRLLGY comes from the coding sequence ATGGTAATTGTATTTTTACTGCTTGGCCTGATAGTTTTTGCTTTTCTCGGTGTGCCTCTAGCTTTCTCAATAGGTGCATCATGTATAACGTATTTGTCTGCGGTGCGTCCGATGTTCTTAACTATGATGCCGCAACGAATTTGGAACGGCGTATACAGTGAATTAATGATAGCTATGCCTCTTTTCATGTTGGCTGGAGAATTAATGAACACCGGCGGTATCACGAAAAGAATTATAAATTTCTGCATGGAGATTTTGAGACCCATACACGGCGGACTCGGTGAAGTTAATGTAGTTGGTTCCATGATATTTGGCGGTATTTCCGGTTCATCAGTTGCGGACACGTCTGCGCTTGGAAGTATCTTAATTCCTGCGATGGAGAAAGAAGGCTATCCTAAAAGCGCGTCAGCTGGTATAACTGTAGCTTCTTCTACAATGGGAATGATTATCCCGCCTTCTACGCCGATGGTTGTTTATGCGATGGTATCGGGAGCATCAATCGGAGCTTTATTCATGGCCGGAGCTGTTCCGGGTATATTAATCGGAATATCGCAAACTGTGTTAGTTTTCTGGTTTAGTGTTAAAAATGGCTGGCACCCGAAGCAAATTCCTTTCTCAGCAAAAAGATTTTGGAGCGCAATGTTTGCGGGGATTCCTGCGTTGTTAATGCCTGTATTTATAGTTTTGTGCGTTTCCGGCGGTATCTGCACAGCGAGTGAAAGTGCTGGAGTTGCTGTCCTTTATAGCTTGCTGGTCGGGTTCTTCTTATATCGCGAGCTTACGTTAAAAGATGTCTGGACTGCACTTAAGAAAACGTTAATAGCTTCATCATCGGTCATGTTAATTATCGGGTTCACGCAAATTTTCACATGGATATTAACGATTCAAAAAGTGCCTGAGATCGTAGCAAATTTCTTTATGAGCATGAATGTATCGCGCGTAGGAATCGCGTTAATGTTTGATGTGTTAATACTAATAATTGGAACGTTTATAGATGTAAGCCCGGCGATATTATTGCTTACTCCGATAATGCTTCCTGTTATGGAACATTTTGGAATCTCTGCGCTTCATTTTGGTGCAATGATGATAACGGGACTTGCTATCGGACTTGTAACGCCTCCTGTTGGTATGTGCCTTAACGCGTGCAACAAAATTAACCGTATGCCCGTAATAGATATTTTCAAGGGTGCAGCGCCTTATATCCTTTGCAATGTCATAGTGCTTATAGCGATAAGCATTTGGCCGGAACTCACTGCGTTTTTGCCGCGATTGTTGGGATATTAA
- a CDS encoding (2Fe-2S)-binding protein: MGVMKIDGYPVEFTDEPNILSVIRKAGIDLPTLCYHSELSIYGACRLCNVEDDRGKIFASCSERPRDGMSIKTNTPRLVRYRRMIIELLLASHDRDCTSCVKSGDCDLQKLAHRLGVASVSYPAHKGDHPIDFSSPSIIRNPNKCILCGDCVRVCEGIQGVNAIDFTKRGTYATVAPAFDKALAKTDCVNCGQCRVVCPTGAISINTNIRPVWEALSDPNVKVFAQVAPAVRVAVSQAFGGERGENVMGKIVAALHRLGFDEVYDTTFGADMTILEESKEFLEIFEKGGPFPLLTSCCPAWVSFCEKRWPEFVPNISTSYSPIQMLGSVAREYFADPAKNEGKKILSVGIMPCTAKKAEILRENLKRDGKQNVDYVLTTEELITMIKRAGIQFDRLESEAADMPFGMGSGGGVIFGNSGGVMEAALRTLCEGSERSAIEELRHSGVRGPGPLREFIFNYKGNEIKAAVVSGLAEADSLLRQIKNGEKFFHFVEVMACRRGCIMGGGQPTHAGFRTKEARKRGLYDSDINTQIKKSNENPTALAIYQTLIKGREHELLHSH, from the coding sequence ATGGGAGTTATGAAAATTGACGGCTACCCCGTCGAATTTACGGACGAACCTAATATTTTATCAGTCATAAGGAAAGCCGGAATCGATTTGCCGACGTTGTGCTATCATTCCGAGTTATCAATTTATGGAGCTTGCCGACTCTGTAATGTAGAAGACGATCGAGGAAAAATTTTTGCTTCATGTTCAGAACGTCCCCGCGACGGTATGAGCATTAAGACGAACACCCCGCGCCTTGTGCGTTATAGACGAATGATTATAGAATTACTCCTTGCATCTCATGACCGCGACTGTACTTCATGCGTTAAGAGCGGAGATTGCGATTTGCAGAAATTAGCTCATAGACTCGGAGTTGCAAGCGTTTCATATCCTGCACATAAAGGAGATCACCCGATTGACTTTAGTTCGCCGTCAATCATAAGGAATCCAAATAAATGCATTCTTTGCGGAGACTGCGTAAGAGTCTGTGAGGGCATTCAAGGAGTAAACGCTATTGATTTCACAAAGAGAGGCACATATGCAACAGTAGCACCGGCCTTCGATAAAGCGCTTGCTAAGACTGATTGTGTGAATTGCGGTCAATGCCGTGTAGTGTGTCCGACGGGAGCAATAAGCATTAACACGAATATTAGACCAGTTTGGGAAGCGTTATCGGATCCAAATGTGAAAGTTTTTGCGCAGGTAGCTCCGGCTGTGAGAGTTGCAGTCAGTCAGGCATTCGGCGGCGAGAGAGGCGAAAACGTCATGGGCAAAATCGTAGCTGCTCTTCATAGACTCGGCTTTGATGAAGTTTATGATACGACTTTCGGCGCTGACATGACAATTTTAGAGGAAAGCAAAGAATTTCTTGAAATTTTCGAGAAGGGCGGGCCGTTCCCGTTATTAACGTCTTGTTGTCCTGCGTGGGTTAGTTTCTGTGAAAAACGCTGGCCGGAATTTGTGCCGAATATTTCTACAAGTTATTCACCGATTCAAATGTTAGGCTCTGTAGCGCGTGAATATTTTGCAGATCCAGCCAAGAACGAGGGCAAAAAAATTCTTTCTGTCGGTATAATGCCGTGTACAGCAAAGAAGGCCGAAATTTTGCGTGAAAATCTCAAGCGCGACGGCAAACAAAATGTTGATTACGTCCTCACGACTGAAGAATTAATAACGATGATTAAGCGTGCAGGTATTCAATTTGACAGACTCGAAAGTGAAGCTGCTGATATGCCGTTTGGTATGGGATCAGGCGGCGGCGTAATATTTGGAAATTCGGGCGGTGTTATGGAAGCTGCATTGCGTACACTTTGCGAAGGTTCGGAACGTTCTGCAATCGAAGAATTACGGCACAGCGGAGTCAGAGGTCCCGGCCCATTGCGTGAATTTATCTTCAACTATAAGGGCAATGAAATAAAAGCTGCTGTTGTGAGCGGACTTGCTGAAGCTGACTCGTTGCTAAGACAAATCAAGAATGGAGAAAAATTTTTCCATTTTGTGGAAGTAATGGCATGTCGGCGAGGCTGCATTATGGGAGGCGGTCAACCTACTCACGCGGGATTCAGAACGAAAGAAGCTCGTAAACGCGGACTCTATGACTCTGACATAAACACTCAAATAAAGAAGTCAAACGAGAACCCGACAGCATTAGCAATTTATCAGACATTAATCAAGGGCAGGGAGCACGAACTCCTTCACAGCCATTAA